TTGATAAAAGCCACCCGGTTAAAATCAATGTTAATGGCTTTACTGATTAATAGCTCAGTGAGTTCATTGATATAAACTTCAGTACTGGTGTCATCCGATTGACTGAAATAATGTAAAATGCCAATTGTTCCGTAGAGATTATCAATAAAGTCACAATCGATCCATTTTTTTGCCTGTATAAAAATAGGTTCATGAATTTCATTAACCACAATTGATTGAAAAAAATCAAGCTTTTCTTCAGATTTAAAATGTGATATTACACTTAAGAGTCCGGTTATCCCGCCAGCATAACTCAGATCAATTTCATCTTCAGTAAAATATGCTGTTACAATTTCGTTAAACAGCTCTTCAATTTTATCTTTATCAATACCACCAGTATTGTTCAAAAAAGAATAAGAATAAAAGACTAAGACTCCAAGTTTACCATTCACTAAACTTAAATCAGCTGACTGATTTCTCTCTAACAGCTTGTGTATACTGTTAACCGTATTCATGATTGGTCCCCTTGTCATTATAGTAGTGATCTTAAAAATTATTGTGAATTGTTAAGACTACGACAGTACCAGGAGTTCCAGTGGTCATCATTGTAGTATCGAAGGTTTCACGTGCCTGAGGTCTGCCACCTGCAATATATTTCATCTGCTCAGTGTTAAGTTTGACAATAGTTCTTTTATTAAGGTTGAGGAGTGATTTTGGCGTTTTCATGATTCTCTTGGTTAGGTTGTTATTAAACAAAATCAAGAACAGGAACTTTAAAGTTCCCATTCTTGTAAAAAGGTACTAGGCAGTAGTAGTTGGTTGAGTTGGTTGAGTTGGTTCAGTAGGTTTGATAGTACAAGAAGAACTTT
This portion of the Pedobacter lusitanus genome encodes:
- a CDS encoding class I lanthipeptide, whose translation is MKTPKSLLNLNKRTIVKLNTEQMKYIAGGRPQARETFDTTMMTTGTPGTVVVLTIHNNF